In the Flavisolibacter tropicus genome, one interval contains:
- a CDS encoding lipase family protein, producing the protein MDTYNRYSRSIRGSIFCFLLLFSGFGFTQSLQPGFQTQEYADALAINFGNYDSVVTSEGRIPAYKWHYRSKVTGLDNRWWMWLSTDGKRGIITIRGTVATTSSWLANVYAVMQPAIGDIKINDSVTFHYQLADRPDAAIHTGWLLSLGSMAGDIEKKIREQYAKGVKEYIITGHSQGGGIAYLLRSYIYYRTKQGALPSDIIYKTYCSAAPKPGNLFYAYDYDYINKGGWAFTVVNAADWVPETPISIQQFSDLNPLNPFVTIKSALSQQRYFVRVYANMVYNKLNKSTRKAAKRYRRYLGDKVGKQVKKKLSQLDGINAISTMNYMRAGTPIVLMPDMEYYTRFPDDPTKGAGIWTHHTFEAYYLLLKKDYGTVTQGHSLLVE; encoded by the coding sequence ATGGATACGTATAACCGCTATAGTAGAAGTATTAGGGGGAGTATTTTCTGTTTTCTATTACTGTTTAGTGGTTTTGGCTTCACGCAATCCCTACAACCGGGTTTTCAAACTCAGGAATATGCCGATGCCCTTGCTATCAATTTTGGAAATTATGATAGTGTAGTAACATCAGAAGGACGTATTCCCGCTTACAAATGGCACTACCGCTCAAAAGTAACCGGGTTAGATAACCGCTGGTGGATGTGGTTAAGCACCGATGGAAAAAGGGGCATAATTACTATTAGAGGTACAGTAGCCACTACATCCAGTTGGCTGGCCAATGTATACGCGGTTATGCAACCTGCCATTGGCGATATTAAGATCAATGACAGTGTAACCTTCCATTATCAACTGGCAGATAGACCCGATGCCGCCATACATACAGGCTGGCTGCTTTCCTTAGGCTCTATGGCTGGTGATATTGAAAAAAAAATACGGGAGCAATATGCAAAAGGGGTTAAGGAGTATATTATTACAGGCCATAGCCAAGGGGGAGGAATTGCCTACCTGTTGCGCTCTTATATTTATTATCGCACCAAACAAGGAGCCCTACCTTCAGATATCATCTACAAAACCTATTGTAGTGCAGCTCCAAAACCCGGCAACCTGTTTTATGCGTATGATTATGATTATATTAATAAAGGTGGGTGGGCCTTTACTGTGGTTAATGCTGCTGACTGGGTACCCGAAACGCCAATAAGCATACAACAATTCAGCGACCTAAATCCGCTAAATCCTTTTGTGACGATCAAAAGTGCACTTAGCCAACAGCGTTATTTTGTTAGGGTTTATGCCAATATGGTTTATAATAAGCTTAATAAAAGTACCCGAAAGGCAGCCAAGCGGTATAGAAGGTATTTGGGGGATAAAGTAGGGAAGCAGGTAAAGAAAAAACTTTCACAATTAGATGGAATCAACGCAATAAGTACTATGAATTATATGCGTGCTGGTACACCAATCGTGTTAATGCCAGACATGGAATATTATACGCGTTTCCCCGATGACCCTACAAAAGGAGCAGGTATTTGGACCCATCATACATTTGAAGCCTATTACCTGTTATTGAAAAAAGATTATGGAACAGTTACACAGGGGCATTCACTACTGGTTGAATAA
- a CDS encoding HD domain-containing protein: MDTALALQQVKEFAAMAHNGQQRKYSPEPFIAHPVRVMEMCSLFNTELPVLAAALLHDVLEDTDVDQNELKQFLQTVMNENEAQQTEELVVELTDVYSKQRNPTWNRNKRKQMEADRIEKTSADAQTVKYADIIDNCKGIVEQDPEFANRFLRECSVLLKRMPKGNPDLYRRATDTVNVCLLKLIEIE, translated from the coding sequence ATGGATACAGCGTTAGCACTCCAGCAGGTAAAAGAATTTGCAGCAATGGCACATAATGGCCAACAGCGTAAGTATTCCCCTGAACCCTTTATTGCGCACCCTGTAAGAGTTATGGAAATGTGCAGTTTGTTTAATACAGAATTGCCGGTATTAGCAGCAGCTCTCCTGCACGATGTGTTAGAAGATACAGATGTGGATCAAAATGAACTGAAGCAGTTTTTGCAAACGGTTATGAATGAAAATGAAGCTCAACAAACAGAAGAGTTGGTTGTTGAGCTAACAGATGTGTATAGCAAACAGCGTAATCCAACATGGAACCGTAATAAGCGAAAGCAAATGGAGGCCGACCGGATTGAAAAGACCAGTGCCGATGCACAAACTGTAAAATATGCCGATATCATTGACAATTGCAAGGGAATTGTAGAACAAGATCCGGAGTTCGCCAATCGCTTTTTAAGGGAATGCAGCGTATTATTAAAGCGGATGCCAAAAGGCAATCCGGATTTGTACAGGCGGGCAACAGATACCGTTAATGTGTGTTTACTAAAGCTAATAGAAATAGAATAG